A window of the Bradyrhizobium ottawaense genome harbors these coding sequences:
- a CDS encoding class I fructose-bisphosphate aldolase, with translation MNLADLNTVALAMVTPGKGILAADESSGTIKKRFDAIKVESTEETRRDYREMLFRSQEAMSRYISGVILYDETIWQNARDGTPLIKLIEQAGAIPGIKVDEGTQPLPNCPGELVTAGLDKLAERLKKYYERGARFAKWRAVIDIGKTIPTMTAISVNAHALARYAALCQAAQIVPIVEPEVLMDGDHDIDRCYEVTERVLNKTFQEMRVQRVALEGMILKPNMAISGKKSSTQASVEEVAQKTIRLLKACVPAAVPGIAFLSGGQSDQEATAHLDAMNRIGGLPWRLTFSYGRALQAAPQQAWAGKAANVAAGQQAFVHRARMNALASKGEWKPDLEQKAA, from the coding sequence ATGAATCTCGCCGACCTCAACACGGTCGCTCTTGCCATGGTAACGCCGGGCAAGGGCATACTCGCCGCCGACGAATCCTCCGGCACGATCAAGAAGCGCTTCGACGCCATCAAGGTCGAATCGACCGAGGAAACCCGCCGGGACTATCGTGAAATGCTGTTTCGCTCGCAGGAGGCGATGAGCCGGTACATCTCCGGCGTCATCCTCTATGACGAAACGATCTGGCAGAACGCCAGGGACGGCACGCCGCTGATCAAGCTGATCGAACAGGCCGGCGCCATTCCCGGGATCAAGGTCGACGAGGGAACCCAACCCTTGCCGAATTGCCCGGGCGAGTTGGTCACCGCGGGCCTCGATAAGCTCGCCGAACGCCTGAAGAAATATTACGAACGCGGCGCGCGGTTCGCCAAATGGCGCGCCGTGATCGACATCGGAAAAACCATTCCGACAATGACAGCCATTTCCGTCAACGCGCACGCGCTCGCACGCTACGCGGCGTTGTGCCAGGCCGCCCAGATCGTGCCGATCGTCGAACCGGAAGTGCTGATGGACGGCGATCACGATATCGACCGCTGCTATGAGGTGACCGAGCGTGTGCTCAACAAGACCTTTCAGGAAATGCGCGTTCAGCGCGTCGCGCTGGAAGGCATGATCCTCAAACCCAATATGGCCATTTCCGGCAAGAAGAGTTCCACGCAAGCCTCCGTCGAAGAGGTCGCTCAGAAGACTATCCGGCTGCTGAAGGCTTGCGTGCCGGCCGCCGTTCCCGGCATTGCCTTCCTTTCCGGCGGGCAGTCCGACCAGGAAGCCACCGCGCATCTCGACGCCATGAACCGGATCGGCGGCCTGCCGTGGCGGCTCACCTTCTCCTACGGCCGCGCGCTGCAGGCAGCGCCGCAGCAGGCCTGGGCAGGCAAGGCTGCAAACGTGGCCGCGGGCCAGCAGGCGTTCGTCCATCGCGCACGGATGAATGCGCTCGCGAGCAAGGGCGAATGGAAGCCCGACCTCGAACAGAAGGCGGCATAG
- a CDS encoding tetratricopeptide repeat protein — MNFLRPISIVAGLAMVATTASAQISLTPPAAQPSATTPAAKKEKPTQAPKPKATSAAKKPAATAKPAATPTPTPSPTATFDDPNVDLVYGAYQRGLYKTAFDLATTRAQFNNDPKAMTMLGELYANAMGVKRDYAKAAEWYQRAADAGDREGMFALAMMKLSGRGGKVDREQAVRLLASSAKLGEPKAAYNLALLYIDGQTLPQDLRRSAELLRVAADAGNPEAQYALATFYKEGTGVPKDIDKAVRLLQAASLADNVDAEVEYAIAMFNGTGTPQNQSAAVALLRKAARQNSPIAQNRLARVLVNGQGAPVDKIEGLKWHIVAKTAGKGDPELDEALAGLSAEDRAKAQGAARKWIGNTGK, encoded by the coding sequence ATGAACTTCCTGCGTCCGATATCGATTGTTGCGGGCCTTGCGATGGTGGCGACGACGGCGTCCGCGCAGATCTCGCTGACGCCGCCCGCAGCCCAGCCGTCGGCGACCACGCCTGCCGCGAAGAAGGAAAAGCCGACACAAGCACCGAAGCCGAAGGCGACTTCCGCGGCAAAGAAACCAGCCGCGACGGCCAAACCGGCGGCGACGCCGACACCCACGCCTTCGCCGACCGCGACATTCGACGATCCCAATGTCGACCTCGTCTACGGCGCCTATCAGCGCGGCCTCTACAAGACCGCATTCGATCTCGCCACCACGCGCGCCCAATTTAACAACGATCCGAAGGCGATGACGATGCTCGGCGAGCTCTACGCCAACGCCATGGGCGTCAAGCGCGACTATGCCAAGGCGGCCGAATGGTATCAGCGCGCGGCCGATGCGGGGGACCGCGAGGGCATGTTCGCGCTCGCGATGATGAAACTCTCCGGCCGCGGCGGCAAGGTCGACCGCGAGCAGGCCGTCAGGCTGCTGGCCTCCTCGGCCAAGCTCGGCGAGCCCAAGGCGGCCTATAACCTGGCGCTGCTCTATATCGACGGCCAGACCCTGCCGCAGGACCTCAGGCGTTCCGCCGAACTGCTGCGCGTTGCCGCCGATGCCGGCAACCCGGAAGCGCAATACGCGCTCGCGACCTTCTACAAGGAGGGCACCGGCGTGCCGAAGGACATCGACAAGGCGGTGCGCCTGCTGCAGGCGGCGTCGCTGGCCGATAATGTCGACGCCGAGGTCGAATATGCCATCGCGATGTTCAACGGCACCGGCACGCCGCAGAACCAGTCCGCCGCCGTGGCGCTGTTGCGCAAGGCCGCACGGCAGAACAGCCCGATCGCGCAGAACCGCCTCGCCCGCGTGCTGGTGAACGGCCAGGGCGCGCCGGTGGACAAGATCGAAGGCCTGAAATGGCACATTGTCGCCAAAACCGCCGGGAAAGGCGATCCGGAACTGGACGAGGCGCTGGCGGGCCTCAGCGCCGAGGATCGCGCCAAGGCCCAGGGGGCCGCGCGCAAATGGATCGGCAACACCGGTAAATGA
- a CDS encoding efflux RND transporter permease subunit, whose product MPSFFIDRPIFAWVVALFICLIGAISIPLLAVAQYPIIAPPSISISTSYPGASPENLYNSVTRLIEEELNGASGILNFESTSDSLGQVEITANFVPGTETGAASVEVQNRLKRVEARLPRAVIQQGILVEEASSAVLQIITLRSTDGSLDEIGLGDFMIRNVLGEIRRIPGVGRATLYSTERSLRIWVDPAKLVGYGLTADDVNKAITAQNAQVASGSVGAEPSTEDQKISALVLVKGQLSSPDEFGAIILRANADGSTVRLRDVARIEIGGLSYQFNTRLNGKPTAGLSVLLSPTGNALATASAVEAKMKELSRFFPANIAYEIPYNITPVVKASIEKVLSTLVEAVVLVFIVMFLFLQNIRYTIIPTIVVPVALLGTCATLLVAGYSINMLTMFGMVLAVGILVDDAIVVVENVERIMAEEGLPPKEATRKAMSQISGAIIGITLVLVAVFVPMAFFPGSVGIIYRQFSVTMVAAIAFSALLAMSLTPALCATLLKPVTSGHGHAKKGVFGWFNRMLDSSRDGYSRTVKASLKRTGRLMLIYAALLIGLGWAFIRLPGGFLPIDDQGFITTDVQTPSDSSYARTEAAVEKVETYLKGRAGVENVTFLTGFSFLGQGVNTAQAFISLKDWSDRPAGDSAASIVADINRDLSSIRDAKITALQPPPIDNLGNSSGFSFRLQDRGQKGYPALTAAADRLIAEANASPVLQKVYIEGLPPAPQVNLTIDREKAGAFGVTFEDINSTISTNLGSNYVNDFPNRGRMQRVIVQADRASRMNADDILNYNVKNSRGQLVPFSAFATVEWQKGPTQIGGFNFYPAVRISGEAKPGYTSGDAIAEMERLAGKLPRGFGFEWTGQSLQEKLSGSQAPFLLGLSALVVFLCLAALYESWTIPLAVLLAVPLGICGAVLAASLRGLPNDVYFTVGLITIIGLAAKDAILIIEFAKDLRAQGKPLVEATVEACTLRFRPILMTGLAFVCGVLPMVIAQGAGGASQQALGTSVMGGMIAVVILALLMVPVFFVSVQRVLAGDREKVAKAEPEGQPAQGIQ is encoded by the coding sequence ATGCCGAGTTTCTTCATCGACAGGCCGATCTTCGCCTGGGTGGTTGCGCTGTTCATCTGCCTGATCGGCGCGATCTCGATTCCGCTGCTGGCGGTGGCGCAATATCCGATCATCGCGCCGCCCTCGATCTCGATCTCGACCAGCTATCCCGGCGCGTCGCCGGAAAACCTCTACAACAGCGTCACCCGGCTGATCGAAGAGGAGCTCAACGGCGCCTCCGGCATCCTCAATTTCGAATCCACCAGCGACTCGCTGGGACAGGTCGAGATAACAGCCAACTTCGTCCCGGGCACCGAGACCGGTGCGGCGTCGGTGGAAGTGCAGAACCGCCTCAAGCGCGTCGAGGCGCGGCTGCCGCGCGCGGTGATCCAGCAGGGTATCCTGGTCGAGGAGGCCTCCAGCGCCGTGCTGCAGATCATCACGCTGCGCTCGACGGACGGCAGCCTCGACGAGATCGGCCTCGGCGATTTCATGATCCGCAACGTGCTCGGCGAAATCAGGCGCATTCCCGGCGTCGGCCGCGCCACGCTGTATTCGACCGAACGTTCGCTGAGGATCTGGGTCGATCCCGCCAAGCTGGTCGGTTACGGGCTCACTGCCGACGACGTCAACAAGGCGATCACGGCGCAGAACGCGCAAGTAGCCTCCGGCAGCGTCGGCGCCGAGCCGAGCACGGAGGATCAGAAGATTTCGGCGCTGGTGCTGGTCAAGGGACAACTGTCGTCGCCGGACGAATTCGGTGCCATCATCCTGCGCGCCAACGCCGACGGTTCGACGGTGCGGCTGCGCGACGTCGCCCGCATTGAGATCGGCGGACTGAGCTACCAGTTCAACACCCGCCTCAACGGCAAGCCGACCGCGGGCCTCTCGGTGCTGCTGTCGCCGACCGGCAACGCGCTGGCGACCGCGAGCGCGGTGGAAGCGAAGATGAAGGAGCTGTCGCGCTTCTTCCCGGCCAATATCGCCTATGAGATTCCCTACAACATCACGCCCGTGGTGAAAGCCTCGATCGAGAAGGTGTTGTCGACGCTGGTCGAAGCGGTGGTGCTGGTGTTCATCGTGATGTTCCTGTTCCTGCAGAACATCCGCTACACCATCATTCCGACCATCGTGGTGCCGGTGGCGCTGCTCGGCACCTGCGCGACGCTTTTGGTTGCCGGTTACTCCATCAATATGCTGACCATGTTCGGCATGGTGCTGGCGGTGGGTATTCTCGTCGACGACGCCATCGTCGTGGTCGAGAACGTCGAGCGCATCATGGCGGAGGAAGGCCTGCCGCCGAAGGAAGCCACCCGCAAGGCGATGTCGCAGATCTCGGGCGCCATCATCGGCATCACGCTGGTGCTGGTCGCGGTGTTCGTGCCGATGGCGTTCTTCCCGGGATCGGTGGGCATCATCTACCGCCAGTTCTCGGTGACGATGGTGGCGGCGATTGCGTTCTCCGCGCTGCTGGCGATGTCGCTGACCCCCGCCCTGTGCGCGACCCTGCTGAAGCCGGTCACGTCAGGCCACGGCCACGCGAAGAAGGGCGTGTTCGGCTGGTTCAACCGCATGCTCGACTCCAGCCGCGACGGCTATTCCCGCACCGTGAAGGCTTCGCTGAAGCGCACCGGCCGGCTGATGCTGATCTATGCCGCGCTGCTGATCGGATTGGGCTGGGCCTTCATTCGCCTGCCCGGCGGCTTCCTGCCGATCGACGACCAGGGTTTTATTACCACCGACGTGCAGACGCCGTCTGACTCCTCCTACGCCCGCACGGAAGCCGCGGTCGAGAAGGTGGAAACTTATCTTAAAGGTCGCGCCGGCGTCGAGAACGTGACGTTCCTGACCGGCTTCAGCTTCCTCGGACAAGGCGTCAACACCGCGCAGGCGTTCATCTCGCTGAAGGACTGGTCGGACCGGCCGGCCGGCGATTCGGCGGCGTCGATCGTCGCCGACATCAACCGCGACCTGTCGTCGATCCGCGACGCCAAGATCACGGCGCTGCAGCCGCCGCCGATCGACAATCTCGGCAATTCCTCCGGCTTCTCGTTCCGCCTGCAGGACCGCGGCCAGAAGGGCTATCCGGCGCTGACGGCGGCGGCCGACCGGCTGATCGCGGAGGCCAATGCGAGCCCGGTTCTGCAGAAGGTTTATATCGAAGGCCTGCCGCCGGCGCCGCAGGTCAACCTCACCATCGACCGCGAAAAGGCCGGCGCGTTCGGCGTCACCTTCGAGGACATCAACAGCACCATTTCGACCAATCTCGGTTCGAATTACGTCAACGATTTCCCAAACCGCGGCCGCATGCAGCGCGTGATCGTGCAGGCCGACCGCGCCAGCCGCATGAACGCCGACGATATCCTCAATTACAACGTCAAGAACAGCCGCGGCCAACTGGTGCCGTTCTCCGCGTTTGCCACCGTCGAGTGGCAGAAGGGGCCGACGCAGATCGGGGGCTTCAATTTCTATCCCGCGGTGCGCATCAGCGGCGAGGCCAAACCTGGCTACACCTCCGGTGATGCGATTGCCGAGATGGAGCGGCTCGCGGGAAAACTGCCGCGCGGCTTCGGCTTCGAATGGACCGGGCAGTCGCTGCAGGAAAAACTGTCGGGCTCGCAGGCGCCGTTCCTGCTCGGGCTGTCGGCGCTGGTGGTGTTCCTGTGTCTCGCCGCGCTCTATGAAAGCTGGACCATTCCGCTGGCGGTGCTGCTGGCGGTGCCGCTCGGCATCTGCGGCGCGGTGCTGGCGGCGTCGCTGCGCGGCCTGCCCAACGACGTCTATTTCACCGTCGGCCTCATCACCATCATTGGCCTGGCTGCCAAGGACGCCATCCTGATCATCGAATTCGCCAAGGATCTGCGCGCGCAAGGCAAGCCGCTGGTCGAGGCGACGGTGGAGGCGTGCACCTTGCGTTTCCGCCCGATCCTGATGACGGGCCTAGCCTTCGTGTGCGGCGTGCTGCCGATGGTGATCGCGCAAGGCGCCGGCGGCGCCAGCCAGCAGGCGCTCGGCACCAGCGTCATGGGCGGCATGATCGCGGTGGTGATCCTGGCGCTGTTGATGGTGCCGGTGTTCTTTGTCAGCGTGCAGCGCGTGCTGGCGGGGGACCGGGAGAAGGTGGCGAAAGCGGAGCCGGAGGGTCAGCCGGCGCAAGGCATCCAATAG
- a CDS encoding phosphoglycerate kinase, with product MTKSFRTLDDVDVRGKRVLLRVDLNVPMENGRVSDATRLERVVPTITEISGKGGKVILLAHFGRPKGRDAKDSLKPVAAALSLVIKKPVAFADDCIGEPAATAVAAMKDGDILCLENTRFHKEEEKNDPAFVAELAKLGDIWVNDAFSAAHRAHATTEGLGHKLPAYAGRTMQAELDALGKALEAPTKPVIAIIGGAKVSTKIDLLENLVSKVDALVIGGGMANTFLHAQGVGVGKSLAEKDLAATALRIMEKAEAANCAIILPVDAVVAYHFAANSPSHAYGLDAIPADGMILDVGPQSIARIHAAIDDAATLVWNGPLGAFEMTPFDRGTMVSARHAAERTKAKKLVSVAGGGDTVAALNQAGVAHDFSYVSTAGGAFLEWMEGKPLPGVEVLKLR from the coding sequence ATGACAAAATCATTCCGCACCCTCGATGACGTCGACGTAAGGGGCAAGCGCGTACTGCTGCGCGTCGACCTCAACGTGCCCATGGAAAACGGCCGCGTCAGCGATGCGACCCGGCTCGAACGCGTCGTGCCGACCATCACCGAGATTTCCGGCAAGGGCGGCAAGGTCATCCTGCTCGCGCATTTCGGCCGTCCGAAGGGACGCGACGCCAAGGACTCGCTGAAACCCGTCGCCGCCGCGCTCTCGCTGGTGATCAAGAAGCCGGTCGCCTTTGCCGACGACTGCATCGGCGAGCCCGCCGCCACGGCCGTGGCCGCGATGAAGGATGGCGACATCCTGTGCCTGGAAAACACCCGTTTCCATAAAGAGGAAGAGAAGAACGACCCCGCCTTCGTGGCCGAGTTGGCAAAACTCGGCGACATCTGGGTCAACGACGCCTTCTCGGCCGCGCACCGGGCCCACGCCACGACCGAAGGCCTCGGCCACAAGCTGCCGGCCTATGCCGGCCGCACCATGCAGGCCGAACTCGACGCCCTCGGCAAGGCGCTGGAAGCGCCGACCAAGCCTGTCATCGCGATCATCGGCGGCGCCAAGGTCTCGACCAAGATCGATCTCTTGGAAAACCTCGTCAGCAAGGTCGATGCGCTGGTGATCGGCGGCGGCATGGCCAATACCTTCCTGCACGCGCAGGGCGTCGGCGTCGGCAAGTCGCTGGCGGAAAAGGACCTCGCCGCGACCGCGCTGCGGATCATGGAAAAGGCGGAAGCCGCGAACTGCGCCATCATCCTCCCCGTAGACGCCGTGGTCGCGTATCATTTCGCGGCCAACTCGCCGTCCCACGCCTATGGGCTCGACGCGATCCCGGCCGACGGCATGATCCTCGACGTCGGCCCGCAATCGATCGCACGGATTCACGCCGCGATCGACGACGCCGCGACGCTGGTATGGAACGGCCCGCTCGGGGCCTTCGAGATGACGCCATTCGACCGCGGCACCATGGTGTCGGCCAGGCATGCGGCGGAGCGGACCAAAGCCAAAAAGCTGGTTTCGGTCGCCGGCGGCGGCGATACCGTCGCGGCCCTCAACCAGGCCGGCGTTGCCCATGATTTCAGCTATGTTTCGACCGCGGGCGGCGCGTTTCTCGAATGGATGGAGGGGAAACCTCTGCCCGGTGTCGAAGTTCTAAAACTGCGCTAA
- the fba gene encoding class II fructose-bisphosphate aldolase (catalyzes the reversible aldol condensation of dihydroxyacetonephosphate and glyceraldehyde 3-phosphate in the Calvin cycle, glycolysis, and/or gluconeogenesis), translating to MARITLRQLLDHAAEHDYGVPAFNINNMEQALAIMEAASSLDAPVIIQASRGARSYANDIMLKHMMDAVTEIYPQIPVCVHLDHGNGPDTCMTAIQAGFTSVMMDGSLKADGKSPADWSYNVGVTKTVTDMAHLGGISVEGELGVLGSLETGMGDKEDGHGAEGKLSHDQLLTNPDEAVKFVRETKVDALAIAMGTSHGAYKFTRKPDGDILAMNVIEEIHRKLPNTHLVMHGSSSVPQDLQEIINANGGKMKPTWGVPVSEIQRGIKHGVRKINIDTDNRMAMTGQIRKVLKDNPEEFDPRKYLKPAMEAMTKLCKQRLQEFNTAGQASKIKKVMTTADMAKRYAKGELDPKVA from the coding sequence ATGGCTCGGATTACGTTGCGTCAATTGCTCGACCACGCGGCGGAGCATGATTACGGCGTGCCGGCCTTCAACATCAACAATATGGAGCAGGCGCTGGCCATCATGGAGGCCGCCTCCAGCCTCGATGCCCCCGTCATCATCCAGGCCTCGCGCGGCGCGCGCTCCTATGCCAACGACATCATGCTCAAACACATGATGGACGCGGTCACCGAAATCTATCCGCAGATCCCGGTCTGCGTGCATCTCGATCACGGCAACGGCCCCGACACCTGCATGACCGCGATCCAGGCCGGCTTTACCTCCGTGATGATGGACGGCTCGCTGAAGGCCGACGGCAAGAGCCCGGCCGACTGGAGCTACAATGTCGGCGTCACCAAGACCGTCACCGACATGGCTCATCTCGGCGGCATTTCGGTGGAAGGCGAACTCGGCGTGCTCGGCTCGCTGGAAACCGGCATGGGCGACAAGGAAGACGGCCACGGCGCCGAAGGCAAATTGTCGCACGACCAGTTGCTGACCAACCCCGACGAGGCCGTGAAGTTCGTCAGGGAGACCAAGGTCGACGCACTCGCGATCGCGATGGGCACCTCGCACGGCGCCTACAAGTTCACGCGCAAGCCCGACGGCGACATCCTCGCCATGAACGTGATCGAGGAGATCCATCGCAAGCTGCCGAACACGCATCTGGTGATGCATGGTTCGTCCTCGGTGCCGCAGGACCTGCAGGAGATCATCAACGCCAACGGCGGCAAGATGAAGCCGACCTGGGGCGTGCCGGTTTCCGAAATCCAGCGCGGCATCAAGCACGGCGTCCGCAAGATCAACATCGACACCGACAACCGTATGGCGATGACCGGCCAGATCCGTAAAGTGCTGAAGGACAATCCGGAAGAATTCGACCCGCGCAAGTATCTCAAGCCGGCGATGGAAGCGATGACCAAGCTGTGCAAGCAGCGGCTGCAGGAATTCAACACCGCGGGTCAGGCGAGCAAGATCAAGAAGGTGATGACCACGGCCGACATGGCCAAGCGTTACGCCAAGGGCGAGCTCGATCCGAAGGTGGCGTGA
- the gap gene encoding type I glyceraldehyde-3-phosphate dehydrogenase: MAIRVAINGFGRIGRNILRAIAESGRRDIEVVGINDLGPVETNAHLLRFDSVHGRFPGTVTVDGDSIDVGNGKIKVSAERDPSKLPWKELGVDIAMECTGIFSAKAKATAHLTAGAKRVLVSAPSDGADATIVYGVNHDKLTKEHLVVSNGSCTTNCLAPIAKVLNDTVGIETGFMTTIHAYTGDQPTLDTLHSDLYRGRAAALSMIPTSTGAAKAIGLVLPELLGKLDGVAIRVPTPNVSVVDLKIVAKRATDVKEINEAMKRASEQELKGILGYTTAPNVSIDFNHDPHSSTYHVDQTKVQNGTLVRVMSWYDNEWGFSNRMGDTAVAMGKLL; this comes from the coding sequence ATGGCAATTCGGGTCGCGATCAATGGGTTTGGCCGCATCGGCCGCAACATCTTGCGAGCCATCGCGGAATCCGGCCGCAGGGATATCGAAGTGGTCGGGATCAACGATCTCGGCCCGGTCGAGACCAACGCCCATCTGTTGCGCTTCGACTCCGTGCATGGCCGTTTTCCCGGCACCGTGACCGTCGATGGCGACTCGATCGACGTCGGCAATGGCAAGATCAAGGTTTCCGCCGAGCGCGATCCGTCGAAGCTGCCCTGGAAGGAACTCGGCGTCGACATCGCGATGGAATGCACCGGCATCTTCAGCGCCAAGGCCAAGGCGACGGCCCATCTGACCGCCGGCGCCAAGCGCGTGCTGGTTTCCGCCCCCTCTGACGGCGCCGACGCAACCATCGTCTACGGCGTCAACCACGACAAGCTGACCAAGGAACATCTGGTCGTCTCCAACGGTTCCTGCACCACCAACTGCCTGGCCCCGATCGCCAAGGTGCTGAACGACACCGTCGGCATCGAGACCGGCTTCATGACCACGATCCACGCCTATACCGGTGACCAGCCGACGCTCGACACCCTGCACAGCGATCTCTATCGCGGCCGGGCGGCTGCGCTGTCGATGATCCCGACCTCCACCGGTGCGGCCAAGGCGATCGGCCTGGTGCTCCCCGAACTTCTGGGCAAGCTCGACGGCGTCGCGATCCGCGTGCCGACCCCGAACGTCTCCGTGGTCGACCTCAAGATCGTCGCCAAGCGCGCGACCGACGTGAAGGAAATCAACGAAGCGATGAAGCGCGCCTCCGAGCAGGAGCTGAAGGGCATCCTCGGCTACACCACCGCGCCCAACGTCTCGATCGACTTCAACCACGATCCCCACTCGTCCACGTACCATGTGGACCAGACCAAGGTGCAGAACGGCACGCTGGTGCGGGTGATGTCCTGGTACGACAACGAATGGGGTTTCTCCAACCGCATGGGCGACACCGCCGTGGCGATGGGGAAGCTGCTCTAA
- a CDS encoding thiamine phosphate synthase gives MASKPPPPRPAPRLYLATPELDDPSQLAASLPGLLAGADVAAVLLRLRETDQKTMISRIKALAPAVQDSGAALLLEGHVELVARAGADGAHLNGIAAMEDAMPSLKPDRIAGVGGLATRHDSMAAGEAGADYVLFGEPDSHGQRPSVEAIAERLQWWEELFEPPCVGFAVSREEAAEFASAGADFVLVGDFIWADPRGAKAALADVEQAIKQAHAAALGKQPPGKEMTGQG, from the coding sequence TTGGCCAGCAAACCTCCTCCGCCGCGCCCGGCGCCGCGGCTCTATCTCGCGACGCCCGAACTGGACGATCCGTCACAACTGGCGGCAAGCCTGCCGGGCCTGCTTGCCGGCGCCGATGTCGCCGCGGTGCTGCTGCGGCTTCGCGAGACCGACCAGAAAACCATGATCTCGCGCATCAAGGCGCTGGCGCCCGCCGTGCAGGACAGCGGCGCGGCGCTGCTGCTGGAGGGTCATGTCGAGCTGGTGGCGCGGGCCGGCGCCGACGGCGCGCATCTGAACGGGATCGCGGCGATGGAAGACGCGATGCCGTCGCTGAAGCCCGACCGCATCGCCGGCGTCGGCGGGCTCGCGACGCGGCACGATTCGATGGCCGCGGGCGAAGCCGGCGCCGACTACGTGCTGTTCGGCGAGCCCGACAGCCATGGACAGCGGCCCTCGGTCGAGGCGATTGCCGAGCGCCTACAATGGTGGGAAGAACTGTTCGAACCGCCCTGTGTCGGCTTTGCCGTCTCGCGCGAAGAGGCTGCCGAATTCGCATCCGCCGGCGCCGATTTTGTCCTGGTCGGCGATTTCATCTGGGCCGATCCGCGTGGCGCCAAGGCGGCGCTGGCCGATGTCGAGCAGGCGATCAAACAGGCGCATGCCGCAGCGCTTGGGAAACAACCGCCTGGAAAAGAAATGACCGGACAGGGATAA
- a CDS encoding inositol monophosphatase family protein, translating into MLHSALINVMVKAARNAGRGLKRDLGEIEHLQVSLKGPANFVSLADKRAEEVLYKDLAKARPGYGFIGEEGGNREGADKSHIWIVDPLDGTTNFLHGIPQFAISIGLQREGVIIAGVIYNPANDELYIAERGKGAFLNDQRLRVAGRRQLNECVIACGLPHIGRGDHELALREMAALQSKVAGFRRFGAASLDMAFVAAGRLDGYWERNLQPWDMAAGQIMVREAGGTVSCVDGASDPLKTGHVICGNEYIHGELVKIIKGLGK; encoded by the coding sequence ATGCTGCATTCAGCCCTTATCAACGTCATGGTGAAAGCCGCGCGCAATGCCGGCCGTGGCCTGAAGCGCGACCTCGGCGAGATCGAACATCTGCAGGTGTCGCTGAAGGGGCCGGCGAACTTCGTCAGCCTCGCCGACAAGCGCGCCGAGGAAGTGCTTTACAAGGATCTCGCCAAGGCGCGGCCGGGCTACGGCTTCATCGGCGAGGAAGGCGGCAACCGCGAAGGCGCCGACAAGAGCCATATCTGGATCGTCGATCCCCTGGACGGCACCACCAATTTCCTGCACGGCATCCCGCAATTCGCGATCTCGATCGGCCTGCAGCGCGAGGGCGTCATCATCGCCGGCGTGATCTACAACCCCGCCAACGACGAGCTCTACATCGCCGAACGCGGCAAGGGCGCGTTCCTCAACGACCAGCGGCTGCGCGTCGCCGGACGCCGCCAGCTCAATGAATGCGTGATCGCCTGCGGCCTGCCGCATATCGGGCGCGGCGACCACGAACTGGCGCTCCGCGAAATGGCCGCGCTGCAGAGCAAGGTCGCCGGCTTCCGCCGCTTCGGCGCCGCCTCGCTCGACATGGCCTTCGTCGCCGCCGGCCGTCTCGACGGCTATTGGGAGCGCAACCTGCAGCCCTGGGACATGGCGGCCGGCCAGATCATGGTCCGCGAAGCCGGCGGCACCGTCAGTTGCGTCGATGGCGCCAGCGACCCGCTCAAGACCGGCCACGTGATCTGCGGCAATGAGTACATCCACGGCGAACTGGTGAAGATTATTAAGGGGCTGGGGAAGTGA